CGGCCGGAGAGGAGATAGACGAATTCGGGCTTGCGCGCCATCACGACCGCGTCCGGAGGCGTCTGTAACTTGATCCACTCAATGGCTTCGAAGTAGCGGCGCCAGTCTTCCGGATAGCCGGAGTACCGGTCGCCGCGCAGGTAGCCGAGGTTGTCCCTGACGGCTTTGTGCGCGAGCGAGGTCATCTGGACCGTGTTGGCGAAGACGAGCACGCCGACGACCGTGGCGCCGAGCCAGCGCCACCGGAGTCTGGCCCCGAACCATTCCACACCCTGGAAAAAGAAGATGACGATCAGCGGCAGGAAAGGTAGCAGAAAACGTTCGGACGCCCAGGTGTTGGGCCAGCCGAGCAGCAGCGGTATGGCGCAGAGTGCGCAGGCCGTGAGCGGTCCAAGCTGTCCGGGCCCCCTCGCCGCCATCCGCCGGACCGCGCGCCCGAACCCGACCGCGGACACGAGCGATACGATGATGCCGCAGACGACCTCGTAGTTGCTCCCCTCGTAAGTCGGGCAGAGCAGGCGCGGCACGGCCCGGCTCGAGTAGTCTCGCAGGTTCAGCCAGATGCGCGACGCCCAGTCACCGAAACCGGCGCGGCCCAGTTCCAGAAAGTAGGGGTGCTTGGCCAGCAGCTGCTCAAGGTAGGGCTGGCCGCGCCCGGCCCGCGCGTTGAGGACCTGCCAGGGAACGACCGTGGCGGCGAACAGGAGCAGCAGGATGACGAGGTCGCGGTACTGGCGGCGTACCAGGAACAGAAGCAGCAGGCTGAGCACCACCGCCAGTCCCGCCGTCCGGATGTAGCACGCTGCCACTGCCAGTCCTCCGGCCAGAATCCGCAGCCGGGCCGCGGTCGCTTTCGGCCGTACCTCGGCCAGCACCAGGCAGTACAGGGCCGCAAAAGTAGCGAGCATGAACGGAAGCTCGGAGAGTACCCAGTGGTTGTTCACGACGAACGCGGGCATCGAGGCGAAAACGGCCATGATCGGCCAGGCTTTCTCCTGGAAGGTGAGCCGGCAGAGGCGGTAGATGAAGAACATCGCCCCCACGCCGGTGAGGAGGACGAAGAGCTTCGCGAACAGCACGGTGGTCGGGGTGGCCCCGGTCGGGCTGTGCCTACCCCCGGTGAGGAGCGTGATGCCGGCCAGCATCAGCGGGAATCCGGGCGGGTACTGGGTGTGTACCGGCGCGTCCGGCAGGTAAAGGTCCCGGTAGCCCTTGCCCGCGGCCAGCGACTTGCCGAGCGTCAGGTAGATGGCGTTATCGCCGAAGGTCGCCGGCTTGGGGTCGAACAAGAGGAGCGAGAACACCACGTAGATTCCCAGCAGCAACGGCAGGAAAAGGCGATGGTGGCCGGCGACGGCGGTCTGAGTGCGCCGCCCGGTCCCGTCAGGTCGTTTGCTGCCCAAGACTCTGTCTTAGATAGAACTGAGCTCGGGCCGCGTAGTCGGTCGCGTTGCGGCGGATGCGTTCGGTCTCGTCGGGAGTAAGCGGCCGCTTGACCACGGCCGGCACCCCGGCCACGAGCGAGCCGTCCGGCACCTCGAAGTCCTCGCGAACAACGGCGCCGGCGGCGACGATGCAGTTCCGGCCGACCTTGGAACGGTTCAGCAGTATTGCGCCCATCCCGATAATGCAGTCGTCGCCGACGGTCGCGCCGTGGATGATGGCGCGATGGCCCACCACGACCCGCTTGCCGATGACGGTGGGCGTGTTGTAGTCAACGTGGACCATCGAGAGGTCCTGCACGTTCGTCTCTTCGCCCACGGTTATCGGGGCCATGTCGCCGCGCA
The genomic region above belongs to bacterium and contains:
- a CDS encoding gamma carbonic anhydrase family protein, whose protein sequence is MIIKLQDWTPQVDPTCFVAPSATIIGQVSLGRGASVWFNTVLRGDMAPITVGEETNVQDLSMVHVDYNTPTVIGKRVVVGHRAIIHGATVGDDCIIGMGAILLNRSKVGRNCIVAAGAVVREDFEVPDGSLVAGVPAVVKRPLTPDETERIRRNATDYAARAQFYLRQSLGQQTT